The following are from one region of the Lytechinus variegatus isolate NC3 chromosome 4, Lvar_3.0, whole genome shotgun sequence genome:
- the LOC121414388 gene encoding uncharacterized protein LOC121414388 translates to MRELEAEHAADFKSYLRMVPQMFYELLDRVGPRIAKTTTHRTPLDPGLKLAITLRFLATGSSYHDLAFAFRVPHNTISLFVPEVCQTIYDEYEDEMWATPQTEDEWRPVAEGFGDRWNFPHCCGAIDGKHVAIKKPPRAAHFTTTTKASFPSSCLQW, encoded by the exons ATGAGGGAACTCGAGGCCGAGCACGCTGCCGACTTCAAATCCTACCTCCGCATGGTGCCACAGATGTTCTATGAGTTGCTTGACCGAGTTGGCCCCCGCATTGCCAAGACCACAAC GCATCGAACCCCCTTGGATCCTGGGCTGAAGCTGGCGATCACCTTGAGGTTCTTGGCGACCGGAAGCAGCTATCATGATCTGGCGTTCGCGTTTCGTGTCCCACACAACACCATCTCTCTGTTCGTCCCCGAGGTCTGTCAGACCATCTACGACGAATACGAGGACGAGATGTGGGCCACTCCCCAGACAGAAGATGAGTGGCGCCCGGTAGCCGAGGGATTCGGAGACAGATGGAACTTTCCCCACTGTTGTGGCGCGATCGATGGGAAACATGTCGCCATCAAGAAGCCCCCAAGAGCGGCTCACTTTACTACAACTACAAAGGCTTCTTTTCCATCGTCATGCTTGCAGTGGTAA